Proteins from a genomic interval of Candidatus Binatia bacterium:
- the mfd gene encoding transcription-repair coupling factor: MKDELLGALTQSSRSWESVVGRLRALRRIDGVKPGLCALHETIAAARPAMLAALYRALGGTLLVIVPTPDAAERAFADLLYYLEDRAEAVSLLRSRDEAVGAIESPSERSARVTLLADLADATSRIVLAPIAAVRQRFAPRAAFEERRFVLRPGEETGWERLQERLFALGYERCDVVSAVGEYAVRGGIIDLFAATAETPVRIEFFGDTIESLRAFAIESQRSSGAIESLAVAPWSDRPNGSAGVTLFDYLGAGATVVLDEPATIAAVARALDEERERERHTLLGERDDEEALAESTATPVSLHELGAAIAREPALVLPGGIESGDGDWLPPVLESHVFHCLPVEHFSRQIELFSSAMREWSAAGESLFIVSAAKTRTLDLLHAAGVDVGPRERGGVFVDQGSIEAGFRVPGARMRVLGDREIFGAPPKRVKMRAIKEGVPVTLADLRVGDYVVHAVHGIGQYLGLRAETILGATQDYLDLRYAGSDRMLVPVTQMHQIAKYSAAEGQSPRLSKMGGADWARTKTRVSESLGKIADELVALYAERELATGFAFGPDTTWQTEMEEAFPYETTPDQQKAIDATKSDMEAARPMDRLVCGDVGYGKTEVAMRAAFKAVADRKQVAVLVPTTLLADQHYRTFGARFGAFPVRVEELTRFTPRAEQRRILHDLAQGTVDVVIGTHRLLQKDVAFADLGLIIVDEEQRFGVMHKERLKEYRASVDALTLSATPIPRTLHMSLMGVRDLSLIQTAPKNRMSIKTLVVPASDAVVQRAIAAELDRGGQVYYLHNRIESIYAVRNALEQLVPRARIAVGHGQMREAEIEPVMQRFIDGEVDVLVATTIIENGIDIPNVNTMIVNDADRFGLAQLYQLRGRVGRSNHQAYCYLLYQGHKALTEEAKARLEAIREFAQLGSGLQIAMRDLEIRGAGNLLGAAQSGFIASVGFDAYCEMLAEAIAERRGTPAALEDRREAVIDVKIDAFIPTGYISQVSQKIAVYQQLARARTEEEVEEVAAGVRDRFGVFPEPLANLVELTKLRAIALRKRVTRVVVDERRLTLGVGSGFELDPAAVPKFAALTKNRFRFSEGRILVDLPASGGWMPLLRALLEAI; encoded by the coding sequence CCCCGGATGCCGCCGAACGCGCCTTCGCGGATCTGCTCTACTATCTCGAGGATCGCGCCGAGGCCGTCTCGCTGCTGCGCTCGCGCGACGAAGCCGTCGGCGCGATCGAGAGTCCGTCGGAGCGGAGCGCGCGCGTGACGCTGCTCGCCGATCTCGCCGATGCGACCTCTCGCATCGTTCTCGCGCCGATCGCCGCGGTCAGACAGCGCTTCGCGCCGCGCGCGGCGTTCGAAGAGCGGCGTTTCGTCCTTCGGCCCGGCGAGGAGACGGGCTGGGAGCGGCTGCAAGAGCGCCTCTTCGCGCTCGGCTACGAGCGCTGCGACGTCGTCAGCGCGGTCGGCGAGTACGCGGTGCGCGGCGGAATCATCGATCTCTTCGCGGCAACGGCCGAGACGCCGGTGCGCATCGAGTTCTTCGGCGACACGATCGAATCTCTGCGCGCTTTCGCGATCGAGTCGCAGCGCAGCAGCGGGGCGATCGAATCGCTGGCGGTCGCGCCGTGGTCCGATCGGCCGAACGGGAGCGCGGGCGTAACGCTCTTCGATTATCTCGGCGCCGGGGCGACGGTCGTGCTCGACGAGCCCGCCACGATCGCTGCGGTCGCGCGCGCGCTCGATGAAGAGCGCGAGCGCGAGCGGCACACGCTCCTCGGCGAGCGCGACGATGAGGAGGCCCTCGCGGAGAGTACCGCGACTCCCGTCTCGCTGCACGAGCTCGGCGCGGCGATCGCGCGCGAACCGGCGCTCGTTCTTCCTGGCGGCATCGAGAGCGGCGATGGCGATTGGCTGCCGCCCGTGCTGGAGTCGCACGTCTTCCACTGCCTTCCGGTCGAGCATTTCAGCCGGCAGATCGAGCTCTTCTCGAGCGCGATGCGCGAATGGAGCGCCGCCGGCGAGAGTCTCTTCATCGTCAGCGCCGCCAAGACGCGCACGCTCGATCTGCTCCACGCCGCCGGCGTGGACGTGGGACCGCGCGAGCGCGGCGGCGTCTTCGTGGATCAAGGTTCGATCGAAGCCGGCTTTCGCGTGCCGGGCGCGCGGATGCGCGTCCTCGGCGATCGCGAGATCTTCGGCGCGCCGCCCAAGCGCGTCAAGATGCGCGCGATCAAAGAGGGCGTGCCGGTCACGCTCGCCGATTTGCGCGTCGGCGATTACGTCGTCCACGCCGTTCACGGGATCGGGCAGTACCTCGGGCTGCGCGCCGAGACGATCCTCGGCGCGACGCAAGATTACCTCGATCTGCGTTACGCCGGCAGCGATCGGATGCTCGTGCCCGTCACGCAGATGCATCAGATCGCGAAATACTCCGCGGCCGAAGGCCAGAGCCCGCGTCTCTCCAAGATGGGCGGCGCGGATTGGGCGCGCACGAAGACGCGCGTCTCGGAGTCGCTCGGTAAGATCGCCGACGAACTCGTCGCGCTCTACGCAGAACGCGAGCTCGCAACCGGTTTTGCCTTCGGCCCGGACACGACGTGGCAGACCGAGATGGAAGAGGCCTTCCCGTACGAAACGACGCCCGACCAGCAGAAGGCGATCGACGCGACCAAGAGCGACATGGAGGCGGCGCGTCCGATGGATCGGCTGGTCTGCGGCGACGTCGGTTACGGCAAGACCGAGGTTGCGATGCGCGCCGCGTTCAAGGCCGTAGCGGACCGCAAGCAAGTCGCGGTGCTCGTGCCGACGACGCTCTTGGCCGATCAGCACTACCGCACGTTCGGCGCGCGCTTCGGCGCGTTTCCCGTGCGCGTCGAAGAGCTGACGCGCTTCACTCCGAGGGCCGAACAGCGACGCATCCTTCACGACCTCGCGCAAGGCACGGTGGACGTCGTGATCGGGACCCACCGCCTCTTGCAGAAGGACGTGGCATTCGCGGACCTCGGTCTCATCATCGTAGACGAAGAGCAGCGCTTCGGCGTCATGCACAAGGAGCGCCTCAAGGAGTACCGCGCGAGCGTCGACGCGCTGACGCTCTCGGCGACCCCGATCCCGCGCACGCTCCATATGTCGTTAATGGGCGTGCGCGACCTCTCGCTCATTCAGACGGCGCCGAAGAACCGCATGTCGATCAAGACGCTCGTCGTGCCGGCGAGCGATGCGGTCGTGCAGCGCGCGATCGCCGCCGAGCTCGACCGCGGCGGTCAGGTCTACTATCTCCACAATCGCATCGAGTCGATCTACGCGGTGCGTAACGCGCTCGAGCAGCTGGTACCGCGCGCCCGCATCGCGGTCGGGCACGGGCAGATGCGCGAGGCCGAGATCGAACCGGTGATGCAGCGCTTCATCGACGGCGAGGTCGACGTGTTGGTCGCGACGACGATCATCGAGAACGGCATAGATATTCCAAACGTCAACACGATGATCGTCAACGACGCCGATCGGTTCGGCCTGGCGCAGCTCTACCAACTTCGCGGACGCGTCGGCCGGTCGAATCACCAAGCCTATTGCTATCTGCTCTATCAGGGGCATAAGGCGCTCACCGAAGAGGCGAAGGCGCGCCTGGAAGCGATCCGGGAGTTCGCGCAGTTGGGTTCCGGGCTGCAGATCGCGATGCGCGATCTCGAGATTCGCGGCGCCGGAAACTTGCTCGGTGCGGCGCAATCCGGCTTCATCGCTTCGGTGGGCTTCGATGCGTACTGCGAGATGCTCGCGGAGGCGATCGCGGAACGGCGCGGCACGCCTGCGGCGCTCGAGGATCGGCGCGAGGCGGTCATCGACGTAAAGATCGACGCCTTCATTCCTACCGGCTACATCTCGCAGGTCTCGCAGAAGATCGCCGTCTACCAGCAGCTGGCAAGGGCCCGCACGGAAGAGGAGGTCGAAGAGGTCGCCGCCGGCGTGCGCGATCGCTTCGGCGTCTTCCCCGAGCCGTTGGCAAACCTCGTCGAGCTGACCAAGCTGCGCGCGATCGCCCTGCGCAAGCGCGTGACGCGCGTCGTCGTCGACGAGCGCCGCCTCACGCTCGGCGTCGGTTCGGGATTCGAACTCGACCCCGCCGCGGTCCCGAAATTCGCGGCCCTCACGAAGAACCGCTTCCGTTTCAGCGAGGGGCGCATTCTCGTCGATCTCCCCGCCTCAGGGGGGTGGATGCCCCTCTTGCGAGCGCTGCTCGAAGCCATCTGA